One Magnolia sinica isolate HGM2019 chromosome 2, MsV1, whole genome shotgun sequence genomic window, CATTTTGCTGTAAAGATCCCTTAATAATGGCATTGGGCTCAGTAGTCAAgttggggacgcggatttcctgttaaAGCCTTTACCAGTAAGATCGTGCGccagaaacttaggtggggcctaccatgatgtttacgaaaaatccactccgtccttccgttttttgagctcattttagacttAAAATAAAAAGTGAGAAGAATCTaagactcaaatgggccgcaccaaaggaaAAGACCTTCCTggggtcaacagtgatgtttacatgccatccataccgttcataacgtcatccCACTTAtttattggatccggctcatttttggccttaggtcttcaaatgagctcaaaaaacggatggacggagtggatttcttacaaatatcacgTTTGCCCAACTagattcccagcgcaggaacttcctgcaaaggctttcgcaggtaATCTGCGTCCGAACATAGACATCAAATGGATCGtttgattaaaataaaataaaatttgaagcaTAAAAATGTAAGGATGATACACTCACTATGAAATTTGGATGGGTCCTCGGCCGTAGTACTTTTTATTAGGAGCGCATGGCCATTGAGCATTTGGTACACAGTAATCAGGAGGATTACCCTGTTCCTGGATAAAGCAATATCCCCAAGAATACGGTCCATCCGGTGCAGTGGCCCACCCCCCTGTATATTTCAATCAATCAACCAATTCAGAAATTAccattcatttgaaatttcaagaACCAAACATCATAAATGGTACTTTTTTGAAACTGGCTTTTGTTCAACGGacgatcctgcacaaaacaatcATAGGACAGGGGAAGGTATTTAAACCTACCTGTAGTTTCATGGGAGGTTTGTGCTAGGAAAGCTGCGATCTCCCTTTTACGCGTCGCTGTGTCCCCAACCGTCGCAAATGCACCAAAGGCACTTGCAGCGGATATGAAAGCATTGTAAGTGTAGAATCCCCTGCCAGGACATGCCGCATCGTTCCGGTGCTTAAGGATATTTTCAAACAGAGACTGAGGGATGAGGGAGCTAAGTCCCTCGCCGCTCGGAGGCGTTGGAGGTACGGGAGTAGGGCTACCACCACATTGGCTCTGGCAACCTTCACCGCAGTAGGGATCGGTGTTGCCACACCAACCAAACTGGCTACAACATAGGCCTCCAGGGCATAAGGCTCCACCAGCCTGCCTCCCACATTGTTCTGCAAAGGCTCCTAGCAAGGAAGCCAAGGAGAGGAAAATCAAGGCACGGGTCCTCATTTTCTCAGTACTAGGATTGTTGGGGTTTATGAGATGAGAGACGTGTATATATAGGCGATTTTGAGAGACTGATTGAGGGAAGGGAGAcagatgggaagcggattggccggtgtaccatacactagctatatagctggtgtattgacgtcagcaagttctgtgggtccaatcatgaggtatgtgttatatccaaaccgtccatccctttttcgagttcgtcgtaaggcttgaaccgaaaaataagacagatctaaggataaattggaccacactgaaaaaagcagtgggagattgaacgtcaaccattgaaacccttcttggggtcacaaaagtttcggatcaatatgaaatttatttttcctcttcatccagatatttgggaccttattaacagaatggatggaaaataaacgttacggtgggcctacgaattttgtaatggtgaaaatcattatcccgctgctatttttggtgtggtccatttgagctttggatatgatttagtttttgtctcatgctctaaaatgatctcgaaaaattgatgaacggtgaggatataaTAAGTAAACTATGGGGGTGCTCATGTAACttcgatctcctttgaaccgttcgcacaACTCGAGCTCccaggagcgtcggcgctcgtcttcgcacgaaacGTATGTACATCagctgctgtgtggtacaccagccgatccgcttccaGATGGAGGGGgcggatttttttttctttgaccgAGTCAATGAGAGTGAGATTAACTGCCAACATAAATGAAAAGGACATAGACGGATGGGcaacggattaggtgcggccgcgGCCACACTAAAACGGTGTGGTCCTTACTGTGGGGTGGACCTTGATCCATCCATtctttatccacgtcgtccatttgaCAGATTTTTCTAAGGTAATGAAaccgatcaaaatctcaggtataTCATGAGAGACagtggtgatttaccattaaaacGTTATTGTTGGCCATAAAAGTTCTAAATGAAGCAAGTTTCTTTTTTCCTCGTACTGGTCAAcctgatggcaaataaacattatagaaaaCATTATAAAGAGTCCCGTGAAGTTTATAATGGTGCAGTGTTCCgtcaccactgtttactatggtttggttagcttcattttttgggtcatgccctaccATGATCTGAAaaaccagatggacggtatggatatagaatatataaatcaaggtaggcccaactgCAAGGGCCTCTTTGTTGGGTAAGGTTGGGTATAATTCCAGTCGGACTGAGTTACAGTTGACCCAATTGGGACCAGTTTTGAAATATACTTAACTTGAGCTTGATCCGACTGGTTGCCGAGTCCAGCATACCTAGCTCGATGCGAGTTCGAGTTTGGCCTGGTCTAATCTGAACCGGCTTTGACTCGGCTTTGACTCAGCTTTGACTCAATCACAATAACTGAGTTCAGTCGAGTTAGCACCGagttgagctttttttttttctttttcttttttttacttgaGTTGAATTGTTCAGAGTAAATATTGTAAAAGACTcaaaagtaattaaaaaaaaaaaagaaacagtgagtaaataaaaattgttaaagaaaataaatatatgtTCATAATTTCAAATGGAGTTCCACATACAAATCACCaagtcattcattcattcaatattcCTTTGTATGATGAATTCATTTGTGGCGTGTAACAAGAGTAACCTTGTTTACAATAGTAACACCTCCTCTACCTTCAATGTTAGAATCATCCTTTGGTTCTCTTTTTACGGCTTAAACTGTAAGAAAATTTTAGACTGAGTCCGAGCTAAAAGTGTCTAAAAGATGGTTATTTACCTCTTCTGAATTATATAGTGTAGATGTATTTCTATCGTCCTCATTTATATATTTAACAAGTTTTTTCAGCCTCTTTTTATGATGTAATTTGGACGGAATTTCTAACCGTCTATAGAATACAGCAAGACTTTTAAAAATTTATGATGATTCATCGCTTCATTATGTCCCATACTTGTGCCTGCTTCGGCATCACATTGTCTTTGAGGGGGTTGATATTGTTGCCTGGTCCTAGATGCCAATTTCAAGTTTTGTTTTATGGTTTTTTTTATAATACCATTATTTTTGTTCCCTTAATAGTATGTCTTCTTATTCTTTACTAATTGTGGGGGTAGTTTTTCAGCTTGACATTTCTTCACTTATAATAGGCGTACTTTTATATCTTCTATGGCTGGTTGTATTGGCTATAGGTAAGTGGGTGGTGAAAGCCTTCGTATTTGAGTCGAGAATGGCTTAAAATAAATCTCGGACTTCTGAAAGGGCTTTGCTATATGGGGCAGTGTCTCCTCCCCGGAAAGCCAAATATAAGTTTAAccgatttgttttgtttacaaattATTTTTAACACAACTTGTATTGCAATTTTATCTTTTTGTCTTATGAGTAGACTTGGGCTCTATAATCCCAAATATCTGTCAATGGATCATCTTCCGATGATACATCTATAAGTGTGTATTTTGAAAGAAATAATATTTGGTTAGGTTGAGGCAACATAAATAATTAGTGAATAAAGATAAATAGACGCAACTAGTCAATCATATGAGATTTAAACAACATCAAGTCATTTAAAAGTATAAATGAAAAGAgaataaatataaaaaagaaacatTAAAAGCTGATAAGTGATAAACATAGATATTCATCCACCCATCGAatgttacaattcaagtacaCGAATAAGTAAATGCAAGTGAAATAGAAGGCAATGTCTCATCCTGCTTTATGCAATTGTTATAGGTACTTTTgttacaccccaaactcggaaaccggacttgcaaaattctcaatcgccaaatccgatgccgacagccttcgtagtaccccattctcagctcccagcgcacaTATGATAGATTCCGATCAtttgatcctacaaggaggattttcaatgtacatatgtttcataacaagcataaccacaagtttacctaaatcacaaaggcaacatcattatcacatatccactaatatagacagttgaatacagtgctgaaaggaaaatacatatatcaataatcaaagctccagaagatagctacaTACTCCGAGCTCAACACTGctgtgacctaacaccacctgcacacatctattgtgtataagcttagagaaagcttcgATGGTGGTATAAATGTGCGCACAAGGTAAATGCTAAGTATACAAtgcaagtccataaatcatacaatgtcgaaaatactggcaagtctataaatcatacaatatcaaagtatgcaatgcaaatcgattatgcaatgtggagacatagagagccgaatatcagatgccgaggatgcaatgcaatatgcaatgcaaatgaAATTACCATgcgggagtgtgaagtcgggatgatagtatgtagtatcgcaggctatggggtccatcacaagtgacttctatccaaactagtcacatgcctaatttagatagtcaaactcaatatggtaaactcttgatctcaagttggtcgcgtgtcccaatcgaaatcctggctattaagaaggtacacatatcaattagttgtgtaccaccatcccgagtggatagtgaatgaataaataaatgagtaaaatgctCTACATATCAGtattatacatctctgggatcatcaccagggtctagtacactctacatataATCGTCGCCAATTgaacgtgcaaccatgcaagtgaaagagacttcactatccgtctggctaatagtcagccaatatcaacccggcatgtcgatagtggacccaatcACAAGCTAgtcaactcagcctagctatgcctactaccCTTCAGCGGGTAAGACCACAACCctttcccaaccgaccacgacacagtgggagatgtggcctactaatATTCGGTACtcaagcgctcatgtatccactcggtctagacattggggcgtctcctgtcCACGgatgtttagaaattttcacccagggacatctatgacgcctcgATCCtggtaacagattttcagtgtcccatctggccatccacgatatgcatgtggaggatACGACCTTGAAGTCaccagggcgtacagtaatcacaacacataatgcaagatgcatgagtcatacaatccagtcatgcatcaattctgcgcGTACTGTGCGCTTATGTTacacaatctccgcctatcagggagtctcataataacctacccaatgacatatgcaatggtcaaccacatctcataaaaaatatacagatgatgcgtatgggcatgtattatgatgttatgctgtcatatactcataattagtatcgacaaccggcaccgataatcggcctatacaatcagtgtcgacaatcggaatcagcctcgataaccgaaatcagcctcgtcaatgggaatcggcctcaacaatcggactcagctttgacaatcagaatcggttttgacaatcggaatcggcatcgataatcggcctcaaaaatcgaaatcgaccttgattatcagaatcggcctcgacaatcggaatcgacctcgataatccgaatcaacctcgacaatcgaaatcggtaatcggcctaagaaatggcctaagggaaggtcataatatggacatttaaccatcatcgcctatcaatgtggacatttaaccatcattgctcccaaggagtggcccatataaagcCAAATGCatcgtgggcccatgacctcacacaagggcctaatatacgcCACATATACTTCACATTAGGCCTCaatacgtgggcctcatatacatcaaatgggtctcatacaagggccataattatattagattgggcctcatcaatgggctgcagtacatggacctcatatacatcaaatgggcagtAACAATGGCCCTCATATGCTTCAAGTCGGGTTGAttgcatgggtctcatatacatcgtaatgggtcatatctcatgggcttaatacacatcacaatgggccgcattacatgggcctcatatgcatcgcaatgggcctctcacacgagcctaatacacatcacaatggcctcatcacacgggcctcacacatgggcctcatacacatcacatttggcctcactatttgggcctcaaatacatcacaatgagccacaacctataggcctaaaatacatcacagtgagccacaactcatgggcctaaaatacatcacaatgggttacattacttgtgtaagacccgtgtcccagtccgtaccgttccgttagcttccgcggtcctttcggtcaaattctggcaaccttcgcaccatatccgacgtttgcacgcgatcttaagccaggtcccacaCACCGACGTTAGCTCAATCCGAAACCTAtgtcttagcgaccgcgtcgtcgctgcggttccaatgccacgactTGCACACCGAACGATACCCAgtcaagaagatgtcgatctgcgtttatttcgaagaaacaccgcacgttgcggattttgagggaatctctacacaattagtctcatcaatcaaccataaatgcatcccttaccccaagtaccacaacccattccctctttttcaaaagtccaccctctttccacctcaccattcctctttttctcattttcaaccacaaccatctctcttctccaccaatttcaaactaagtcatacctctcatcacccctttcttacaaccaccactccacccatcccttcatccattatttctatctctccctctcattctctagcaattttccaaatctcatgagagctccaatatccaagctctctcccaaataacaagtgtggcccaccctctcatctttcatccacaccatcaatcttccatcaacctccatcaaaaagcaagctaaggagcattggagtctaagggagcaaggaggaggcctagaggtgggtgatccactgttgaaatcttgatctttagggcccacttgttatgggacccattctaatgtatatgttgtatcaatggagggcccatagtggcagggtccctcctctctatcaccgtatatctctctttctctctctttctttcctctccctagaatgaagtgggccccaccaaatcaagttaaatccactccattcatcaatggtgtggcccaccacattttaggcgaaatccatcgtccattttgggatggtggaaagttCCTCAtgttatatgatatattatatttattaatatat contains:
- the LOC131237083 gene encoding endochitinase, producing MRTRALIFLSLASLLGAFAEQCGRQAGGALCPGGLCCSQFGWCGNTDPYCGEGCQSQCGGSPTPVPPTPPSGEGLSSLIPQSLFENILKHRNDAACPGRGFYTYNAFISAASAFGAFATVGDTATRKREIAAFLAQTSHETTGGWATAPDGPYSWGYCFIQEQGNPPDYCVPNAQWPCAPNKKYYGRGPIQISYNFNYGPAGRAIGSDLLNNPDLVATDPVISFKTAFWFWMTPQSPKPSCHDVITGRWTPSASDRAAGRLPGYGVITNIINGGLECGHGTDSRVADRIGFYKRYCDILGVSYGDNLDCGNQRPFGNSMEYYSSMK